The following nucleotide sequence is from Chrysiogenia bacterium.
CAACCGGCTGGGCTATGGAAAAGGATATTACGACCGCGCGCTCTCGGGCCTTCGCCCGGGCGTTCTCGCGGTCGGTTTTTGTCACGACTTTCAACTGGTGGAGGAGGTGCCCGTCGACGAGCGGGACGTTCCCCTGCGGGAACTCATCACTGAGGCGCGCCACCTTCACTGCACGAAGAGCAACTGAGGAGAGAAACGAAACCAATGGATACGAACGCAATCATTTTTCTGGTCGGAGGTCTTGCCGGGGGGCTGGGCCTGGGTGCGGCGCTGTTCTTGAAGCGCAGCAAAAATGCACTGAAAGAGGCCGAACGGCAGGCCGAGGAGCTTCTTGACGAAGCGCAGGAGAAGGCCCGCCGAATCGCCCGCAATGCGGACAAGAAGGCCGCGCAGATCCGCAAGGATGCCCTGCGCCAGAGCGAGGAAGAGGCCGAGGATCGCCTCAAGGAAATCGCCGCCAAGGAGCAGAGCCTCAAGGCGCGCGTGAAGAACATCGAGGATCGAAGCAAAGAGGTCGATCAGACCGCCGCCGAGATCGAAAAGCGCGCCGAGCGCATCGAGACCGAGCGCGAGCGTCGCGAGCGCGAGATCGAGGAGATGCGCGACCGCGTCACCCAGCAGGAGACGAGCTGGAACGAACTGGTGGCCCGCGCGCGCGACCAGCTCGAGCGTGCCGCCGGCCTCTCGGCCGAGGACGCCAAGGTCGAGCTGATCAAGAATATCGAGAACGATGCCAAGCTCGAAGCCGCCCGCATGTGCAAGCAGATCGAGGACGAGGCCAAGGAAAAGGCCGAGATGCAGGCCAAGAAGATCATGGCCACGGCGATCCAGCGCTGGGCCGGTGATTTTACCGTCGAGCGCGCGGTCAGCGTCATCCAGATTCCCAGCGACGACATCAAGGGCAAGATCATCGGCCGCGAGGGGCGCAACATCCGCGCCCTGCAGGCCGCCACGGGCATGGACTTCATCATCGACGACACGCCCGAGACCATCGTGATCAGCGGCTTCAACCCGCTGCGCCGGGAGATTGCGCGCGTTTCGCTCCTTCGCCTGATCGAGGACGGACGCATCCATCCCGCGCGCATCGAGGAAATCGTGGGCAAGGTCGAAAAAGAAGTGGCCCGCGAGATCAAGACCGTCGGCGAGCAGGCCGCCATGGACGTGGGCATCCAGGACATCCACCCGGAGATCCTCAAGCTCATCGGCACGTTGAAGTATCGCTACTCGTTTGCCCAGAACAACCTGGTTCACTCGCTTGAGTGCGCCTACTTCGAGTCCATCATGGCCGACGAGCTGGGTCTGGATCGCATGAAGGCCCGCCGCTGCGGTCTTCTTCACGACATCGGCAAGGCCGTCGACCACGAAGTCGAAGGCCCGCACGCCTACATCGGCGGCGACCTGGCCCGCAAGTACGGTGAGAAGAACGACGTCGTGGTCGCCGTTGCCGGTCACCACGAGGACGATCCGCCATCGCTGTGGGCCGCGCTCACGCAGGCGGCCGACGCCCTCTCGGCGGCGCGCCCTGGCGTTCGTCGCGAGATGTTCGAGAACTACGTGAAGCGTCTTGAGGATCTCGAGCGCATCGCCAACGCCTTCCCCGGCGTGGAACAGACCTACGCCATCCAGGCCGGTCGCGAGCTGCGCGTCATCGTCAGCAACGACAAGCTCAGCGACGATGCCGCCTACATGCTCTCGAAGGACATTGCCCGCAAGATCGAGCAGGACATGACCTATCCGGGACAGATCAAGGTGACGGTGCTGCGCGAGACCCGTGCGGTGGATTTCGCCCGCTGATCGCAAAGCGGTATACGTAAGAACACGGGCGGGCCGGGGCGCATCCAGCAAGGTGCCCCCGGCCCGGTTTTGCAGGGGAACTGAGAGGAAGTCATCGTGAAGCTCCTGTTTGTTGGAGACATTGTCGGAAAACCCGGACGCCGCGCACTGCGCGATCTGTTGCCCGGTGTGATCCGCGACCGCCAGGTGGACATCACCGTGGTGAACTGCGAGAACGCCTCCTCGGGCCACGGCCTCACGCGCGAGCACTACCACGAGCTCCTCGATTCGGGCGCCGACCTGCTCACCAGCGGCAACCACATCTGGGACATGAAGGAAATCTTCGACTACATCGACGGCGCCGAGCTGCTACTGCGTCCGATCAACTACCCCGACGTGCCCGGCCGCGGCACGGCCATTGTGCAGAGCCCCGGCGGCACCAAGCTCGGCGTGGCCAATGTGATGGGCACGGTGTTCATGGGCATCTCGCTGGAATCCCCGTGGAAGGCCATCGACGCCGCCGTGGAAGAACTGCGCCAGGAAACCAACTGCATCCTCGTCGACGTGCACGCCGAGGCCAGCAGTGAAAAACAGGCCATGGGCCACTACC
It contains:
- a CDS encoding TIGR00282 family metallophosphoesterase, which produces MKLLFVGDIVGKPGRRALRDLLPGVIRDRQVDITVVNCENASSGHGLTREHYHELLDSGADLLTSGNHIWDMKEIFDYIDGAELLLRPINYPDVPGRGTAIVQSPGGTKLGVANVMGTVFMGISLESPWKAIDAAVEELRQETNCILVDVHAEASSEKQAMGHYLDGRVSFVVGTHTHVQTADERVLPGGTAYLTDAGMTGPYDSVIGMKKEASLRRFLTGMPSRYECAKNDVRLCGAIVDIDEETGKARGIERINIPLPA
- the rny gene encoding ribonuclease Y produces the protein MDTNAIIFLVGGLAGGLGLGAALFLKRSKNALKEAERQAEELLDEAQEKARRIARNADKKAAQIRKDALRQSEEEAEDRLKEIAAKEQSLKARVKNIEDRSKEVDQTAAEIEKRAERIETERERREREIEEMRDRVTQQETSWNELVARARDQLERAAGLSAEDAKVELIKNIENDAKLEAARMCKQIEDEAKEKAEMQAKKIMATAIQRWAGDFTVERAVSVIQIPSDDIKGKIIGREGRNIRALQAATGMDFIIDDTPETIVISGFNPLRREIARVSLLRLIEDGRIHPARIEEIVGKVEKEVAREIKTVGEQAAMDVGIQDIHPEILKLIGTLKYRYSFAQNNLVHSLECAYFESIMADELGLDRMKARRCGLLHDIGKAVDHEVEGPHAYIGGDLARKYGEKNDVVVAVAGHHEDDPPSLWAALTQAADALSAARPGVRREMFENYVKRLEDLERIANAFPGVEQTYAIQAGRELRVIVSNDKLSDDAAYMLSKDIARKIEQDMTYPGQIKVTVLRETRAVDFAR